CTGGTGTTCTTTCGCCAATATTGACACCTTCAATTTCATTCTTCACTTCCAGCAATGTGCCGAAAATATTGGGACCGAAGTATTCTGTGAATTTATTCTCTTCATTGACTTCCGGCAAATCCCATACATCAGAACGAATCGGGTCAAAGCCAAGCTGCTTCCAGATTTCGATATTGCCTTCCTTCGACAGCTTTGCATAAGCAAGGAATTTCTTCGCTACATCTGGATCTTTAGACTGGTTTGTCACAACAGTGCCTGTACCGCCCATCCCTGCTGAACGCGGTGCTCCTTCAGACCAAGCAGGCATTGGCTTGATGACGATTTTCCCTTTCAAATCAGGCATATAATCAGTGAATCTGCCCATATACCACATCGGCATCCACACAGAGGCTGCTCCACCATTATTCATGAAGCCGTAATATTCCTCAGAATGATGGTCATTTCCTGGAGATGGAATCGCAATTCCTTCTTTAACAAGATCCTGTTCATATTGAAGCACCTCCACAATGCGCGGATCTGTCAGGTTAACCTCGCCATTCTCCTTCAAAAGATCGTCTTTTCCTTCAAGCTGAGCAACCTGCGGCCAGAACGACCATTGATCTTCAATATCAAGTGTCGTCATCGGAATGCCAGTTTTCTCAAGGACTGTTTTGCCAGCTTCCTTGTAATCAGCCCATGTTTTTATGTCATCTGGATTGACTCCGGCTTTATCCAAAATTTCTTTATTGTAATAAATAACGGCAGCGCCGACATGAAAGTCAATTCCATATGTCTTGCCGTCTTTGGCGTAAATATCAAGACGTGATTGCACGATATTTTCTCTTTCTGGGTCAATTACATCATCTAAAGGCAGGATTTGCGGTTCACCTTTCAGGAAGTTGCCGAATTTAGAGATTTCCACATCAGAAATATCCGGGGCACCTTTGCCTGACTGCAAGGCAACAAGCAGCTTGTTATGCAAATCCTCATATGGATATGTAGTGGCCTTGATGCTGATTTGATCATCAGGATTTTCTTCATTCCACTTGTCCGCCATATGCTCATAATATTGTTCATGAAGCTCGTTGAAGGTCCACAATTCAATCTTTGTTCCCTTTCCACTGTTCGAATAGCCTTTATCCGAACTGCCCTTATTACAGCCTGCTAAAAACATGGAGCTTACTAGAATGATAGCCAGCATTCCTAAAAGACCCTTTTTCATCCTTTTTCCTCCTCTTAGCTTGTTGGGAAAACAGTTTATTTTAAAAGAACATAAAATGTTTTACACATTTACATAGTATTAAGCCATCCCTTTAAAAATGTATGCGTTTTCATAATTAAGAAGATGGTCTAGGAAAACGCTGTCATAAAGTGAAAATAGTCGGTAATCACTTGGAATATTTTAAGGGAAATTCCCTTTACTCCCTTACAAATTGACATATTCTTTCCTTATGCAAAGGAAAATAGGAGGATTTTTCCGCTTTTTTATATTTTTATAGATTCCTTCACATAAACATGAAAGAGAAGCAGCTGCTTATTTTATATTTTATTAAAAGAAAAGGAGTGTCTTCTATGAAAAGAGCTGTGCTCATTGATTCTATCTATTCTATCTCCAACTGGATTCTGCGCTTTTTATATATTCATCTATTATGGATGGTATTTTCTTTGCTGGGTCTAGTAATATTCGGTGTCTTCCCTGCCACTGTCAGCTTGTTTGCAGTGACACGGAAATGGCTCCTTGGCGAAACAGACATGCCGATTTTTGCGACTTTTTTGTCTGTTTTTAAGCAGGAATTTATGAAAAGCAATCTGCTAGGTATGCTGCTCAGCTTTGGCGGACTTGTTCTATATGCTGATTTACTGGCGCTTCAGCATACGTCCATTCCTTTCTTGCAGTATCTCTATTTTCCAGTGTTATTTATCGCTTTACTGTATGCCTGCAGCATTCTCCATTTCTTCTCTATTTATGTTCATTACGAGCTGAAAGGACTTCATATCATTAAAAATGCGCTGCTGTTCACCTTGGCGATGCCGCTAGCAGGATTAAAGCTGGTCGGCGGACTCCTTGTCATCGTCTATCTGTTTATTACCTTTCCAGGAAGCATTATTCTCTTTGGCGCAAGTGTGCCGGCATTTTATATGATGTGGATCAGCTTAAAAACATTTACTCAATATGAACAAAAACGGGCAGGCAAATAACAAGCCTGCTTACTATTTAGAAAGAAGGTAATATCGATGATACATATAAAAGATCTCCGGTCTGGCTTAAATATTTACAAAGCGTTAAGCTCTGAAATCCGCCTTGAAATCTTAACCCTTTTGCAAAGAAATCAAAGTTTAAATTTAAACGACATCGCCCAAAAGCTCCAGCTCTCGAACGGAGCGGTAACAATGCATATAAAAAAGCTCGAGGAAAGCGGGCTGATTGACATAACAACTGCAGGGGGCAAGCATGGAATCCAGAAAATCTGTTATTTAAATGAAGATGTCCTCACAATCGAGCTGCAGGACAAGGGGGTGGAGAACTTTTACGAATATGAAATAAAGGTCGGTCATTACTGTGATTATGCCGCAGATCCAACCTGCGGTCTTGCGACAAAGGACAGCATCATCGGCGAGTTTGACAACCCCCGCTACTTTGCCGACCCTGACCATATTCATGCCGATATCGTCTGGCTGAAGAAAGGCTATCTAGAATACCGAATTCCTAACTATTTAAAGAAAAATCAACAGTTCAAAGAAATCCAATTCATTTTTGAAATCAGCTCAGAAGCGCCCTTCTATAATAATGACTGGCCTTCTGATATCTTCTTTTCTTTAAATAATGTCGAGCTGGGCTATTGGAATTCACCAGGAGATTTCGGCGGAACGAAAGGCGCCTGCAACCCAAGCTGGTGGCCGCCTCACTTGAATCAGTATGGGCTGTTAAAGCTCTTGCGCATCAATAAAAGCGGTACATTTATTGATGGCTGCCGCATTTCTGATGTAACCATTGAGGATGTCGGTTTGCAAGACCATCCTGACATCAAGTTGAAGTTTGCTGTCACAGATGAAGGCACAGTTGGCGGCCTGACCCTTTACGGCAGAAGCTTTGGGAATTATGAACAGGATATCACGGCGCGGATTCTTTATGAGGAAGTATTGCCGGAGTGATGGGGGCGGGGTTTTCTGCCCGCTTTTATTATTCTTTGACGCTTTCGATTCTTGATTTGTATTTATCGCCCCAGTCCTTCATTTGGGTGATAATTGGCTCTAATGTTCTGCCAAACTCTGTCATGGAATATTCCACTCTTGGAGGAACCTCTGGAAAAACCTCACGGTGAATAATTCCATCTTTTTCAAGCTCGCTTAGCTGGAGGGATAAGATTCTCTGAGTAATTCCCGGCATCAGGCGCCGCAATTCATTAAATCGTTTTTTATCTTCTAGGAGGTAATAAAGAATTACTCCCTTCCACTTTCCCCCTATCACATCAAGAGTTGATTCGACAGGACATCCTTCTGGACATCCATACCCGCTTTTTCTGTTTCGCATAAAAGCTCACCTCACAGTTAGTAACATTAATGATACTATACAACATAAATGTGCCTTCTTACATTATTTTGATTATCATCCTATAATTTCAATTAACAAAGATTAAAGGAGTTGTCATTAGTATGAAAGCTGTTGGACTATTAAAATATTTGCCTATTGAGGATGAAGAAAGTTTGTTTGATGTAGAGCTGCCGAAGCCTCGTGCAACAGGAAGGGATTTGCTTGTTAAGGTCAAGGCTGTATCGATAAATCCTGTTGATGTAAAGGTGCGCTCCCCAAAATCAAAAACAGAAGAACAGCCAAAGATTCTTGGCTGGGACGCAAGTGGCGTGGTCGTTGAAACAGGAGAAGATTGTCACGATTTCCAAGTCGGTGATGAAGTCTATTA
This DNA window, taken from Niallia sp. Man26, encodes the following:
- a CDS encoding sugar ABC transporter substrate-binding protein; protein product: MKKGLLGMLAIILVSSMFLAGCNKGSSDKGYSNSGKGTKIELWTFNELHEQYYEHMADKWNEENPDDQISIKATTYPYEDLHNKLLVALQSGKGAPDISDVEISKFGNFLKGEPQILPLDDVIDPERENIVQSRLDIYAKDGKTYGIDFHVGAAVIYYNKEILDKAGVNPDDIKTWADYKEAGKTVLEKTGIPMTTLDIEDQWSFWPQVAQLEGKDDLLKENGEVNLTDPRIVEVLQYEQDLVKEGIAIPSPGNDHHSEEYYGFMNNGGAASVWMPMWYMGRFTDYMPDLKGKIVIKPMPAWSEGAPRSAGMGGTGTVVTNQSKDPDVAKKFLAYAKLSKEGNIEIWKQLGFDPIRSDVWDLPEVNEENKFTEYFGPNIFGTLLEVKNEIEGVNIGERTPDVSNAVKTTILFQSLVEMKDPKQALEEAASQIK
- a CDS encoding YesL family protein, with translation MKRAVLIDSIYSISNWILRFLYIHLLWMVFSLLGLVIFGVFPATVSLFAVTRKWLLGETDMPIFATFLSVFKQEFMKSNLLGMLLSFGGLVLYADLLALQHTSIPFLQYLYFPVLFIALLYACSILHFFSIYVHYELKGLHIIKNALLFTLAMPLAGLKLVGGLLVIVYLFITFPGSIILFGASVPAFYMMWISLKTFTQYEQKRAGK
- a CDS encoding winged helix-turn-helix transcriptional regulator, which produces MIHIKDLRSGLNIYKALSSEIRLEILTLLQRNQSLNLNDIAQKLQLSNGAVTMHIKKLEESGLIDITTAGGKHGIQKICYLNEDVLTIELQDKGVENFYEYEIKVGHYCDYAADPTCGLATKDSIIGEFDNPRYFADPDHIHADIVWLKKGYLEYRIPNYLKKNQQFKEIQFIFEISSEAPFYNNDWPSDIFFSLNNVELGYWNSPGDFGGTKGACNPSWWPPHLNQYGLLKLLRINKSGTFIDGCRISDVTIEDVGLQDHPDIKLKFAVTDEGTVGGLTLYGRSFGNYEQDITARILYEEVLPE
- a CDS encoding helix-turn-helix domain-containing protein, which translates into the protein MRNRKSGYGCPEGCPVESTLDVIGGKWKGVILYYLLEDKKRFNELRRLMPGITQRILSLQLSELEKDGIIHREVFPEVPPRVEYSMTEFGRTLEPIITQMKDWGDKYKSRIESVKE